One window of Oreochromis niloticus isolate F11D_XX linkage group LG23, O_niloticus_UMD_NMBU, whole genome shotgun sequence genomic DNA carries:
- the stk11ip gene encoding serine/threonine-protein kinase 11-interacting protein isoform X2, translated as MAAPQTGHSPLVHSLATLLRNNGDVVLDGSSTLTLPAATLQQLTRLFEQYLLSRSQQHGFLALPSHPADTASLLQLQFLFDILQKTVSLKLINPPGVRLESVLKIFPFKSLKCLELKRIPPHCLEGLRGVYSQLEVFTCSKSLSSLEELLSLCGGDLSSALPWLELHTLNFSYNSIVCLDQSLSLLNVLKSLDLSHNKIQECAEFLKALTELEHLNLGYNCLQRAPTLGLSARAKLVTLILRNNELETINGVEQLSSLQHLDLAYNILLEHSQLAPLSLLHCLNTLNLEGNPLYFQKTHRTSTVRHLSPKAANTRLKLDGTPLSSSEVSVLPKPGQLMVQVQTLPSGYSMPAERSNQEASSGPGELSDSLSVGEAVVSNLRRRKNRSKVKVRRASISEPSDTDYESRPLSSKQGIVLQHQQEIERMSSFREQLGEDWLRYEHHLDGASPLTLTTTVNQQTFCSQTLSNGLTTTTTITTTTITASIPQQQPSPPSSHKVPEVLPPPILSSEPRNEASDVDADLEMESTLEGGQTPQLTESTLDNSMVDGLVMSQGVVSSPQPSPESHRSARAASGETNHEEEEDLGVDLCHPLLVGVLSHKEEGLGEGQGQRKGRREVFLCIKKGLVLEMDMQCGQERCRLELDSLAKVETTEAAWTRGDVEKQFPAVELYFDYISKDKRRRRYVLLDDDPQQALQALTDILSNVVEENQRRVSELCHSCIRLQCLRCRSEFTLQGEADEEEAGGRTTRRRGAMMLSEGVQEQDGEELIEAQWASKGKSQICPECGSDHVVQVAVQASPYSSTPIQRSFRADSDDDHQDMTESMQSANKDDYTDASNSSSPIPEAVNASEESMFVTAQGSSFFIGDSPSQTSRLSCNSVCQSREDLAGSYHYTATGATPPQVQAQPAERSTPNDDLDLLSEDYEVVDHRLKLFLDVEVFEEDEELHSFLKMSAVKFGEPGEVPSLLVVSNQHIYFLEMTSDLQGQLTNWLQKRDSYPIMELSYLEVGLGSQSIHMEFEDVGVAYTLLVRDSVRCKRFFGRLTGIVREMAHKSESKLKSISTTRLTPEHHLWPLVCEDIQADVEDGQLQFFYVLAFVLQEDIWMPLTVLATRETLYLLREDHQWRKNSPSANENKEPCSGSVTVLETLPISCVSSVLLWPVDQCRMDIKLYDETVKQERTWCVRSESGELLQGLLAWVRTQWEAMFGVKLHTSLQDKAA; from the exons GTGATGTGGTGCTGGATGGCAGCAGCACGCTGACCCTACCGGCCGCCACCTTGCAGCAGCTCACAAGGCTGTTTGAGCAGTACTTGCTATCCCGGAGCCAGCAACACGGGTTCCTCGCGCTGCCCTCCCACCCAGCTGACACGGCTTCCCTGCTACAGCTGCAGTTCCTGTTTGACATCCTGCAGAAGACCGTCTCCCTCAAG CTCATCAACCCACCGGGTGTGAGGCTCGAGTCTGTGTTAAAAATTTTCCCTTTCAAGTCTCTGAAGTGTTTGGAG CTGAAGAGAATCCCCCCTCACTGTCTCGAGGGACTCAGAGGAGTTTACTCCCAGTTGGAGGTTTTTACCTGCTCAAAGAGCCTCAGTTCCTTGGAG GAGCTGCTCTCTCTGTGTGGAGGTGATCTGAGCTCAGCGCTACCATGGCTTGAACTTCACACCCTGAACTTCAGCTACAACTCCATAGTTTGCCTTGACCAGTCGCTG AGTTTACTGAATGTCCTGAAATCTTTGGATCTAAGCCATAACAAGATTCAGGAGTGTGCTGAATTCCTAAAG GCTCTGACTGAGCTGGAACACTTGAACCTGGGCTACAACTGCCTGCAGAGGGCGCCAACACTCGGTCTGAGTGCTAGGGCCAAGCTGGTCACACTCATCCTCAGGAACAACGAACTGGAAACCATCAACG GCGTGGAACAGTTGTCTTCTCTCCAGCATTTAGACCTGGCCTACAACATCCTCCTGGAGCATTCCCAGCTGGCTCCTCTCTCCCTGCTGCACTGCCTCAACACA TTGAATCTGGAGGGAAACCCACTGTACTTCCAGAAGACCCACCGCACCTCCACGGTCAGACACCTCTCGCCAAAAGCTGCCAACACCAGA cTCAAACTTGATGGCACCCCACTGTCCTCATCTGAAGTATCA gttctgccaaAACCAGGGCAGCTGATGGTCCAGGTGCAGACTTTGCCTTCAGGTTACTCCATGCCTGCAGAACGCAGTAACCAGGAAGCATCTAGTGGGCCGGGGGAGCTGAGTGACAGCCTGTCTGTCGGAGAAGCGGTTGTCTCAAACCTTCGCAGAAGGAAAAATAGG agTAAGGTGAAAGTGCGGAGGGCCAGCATATCCGAGCCCAGTGATACTGATTATGAGTCCAGACCCTTGTCCTCCAAACAGG GCATTGTCCTTCAGCACCAGCAGGAGATTGAACGCATGTCCAGCTTCAGGGAACAACTCGGAGAAGACTGGCTAAGATATGAACACCATCTAGATGGAGCTTCACCCTTAACGCTCACCACCACTGTTAACCAGCAAACCTTCTGCTCTCAAACCCTCTCCAACGgcctcaccaccaccaccaccatcaccactaCCACTATCACTGCATCTATCCCACAGCAGCAGCCGTCGCCACCGTCTTCCCATAAAGTCCCGGAAGTCCTCCCACCACCTATTCTTTCCTCCGAACCCAGAAATGAGGCCTCTGACGTGGATGCAGACCTCGAAATGGAGTCCACCTTGGAAGGTGGTCAGACCCCTCAGCTGACAGAGTCCACCTTGGATAACAGCATGGTAGATGGGCTGGTGATGAGCCAGGGAGTAGTGAGTTCACCTCAGCCAAGTCCAGAGAGCCACAGGTCTGCTAGAGCAGCGAGTGGGGAGACCAAtcatgaagaagaagaggatTTAGGAG TGGACCTTTGTCACCCTCTGCTTGTTGGTGTCTTATCTCACAAAGAGGAGGGGCTTGGTGAAGGTCAGGGGCAGAGGAAGGGAAGAAGGGAGGTGTTCTTGTGCATCAAAAAGGGCTTAGTGCTTGAGATGGACATGCAATGTGGCCAGGAGAGATGTCGTCTGGAGCTGGATAGCCTGGCTAAGGTGGAAACAACTGAGGCTGCATGGACCCGAGGG GATGTAGAAAAGCAGTTTCCAGCTGTAGAACTTTACTTTGACTATATCAGCAAGGACAAACGGAGGAGACGCTACGTCCTGTTAGATGATGACCCTCAGCAAGCACTGCAG GCTCTGACTGACATACTGTCTAATGTGGTGGAGGAAAACCAACGCCGGGTTTCTGAGCTCTGTCACAGCTGCATTCGCCTGCAGTGCCTTCGCTGCAGGTCAGAATTCACTCTTCAGGGAGAGGCCGATGAAGAGGAAGCCGGTGGACGAACAACGAGGAGGAGAGGAGCTATGATGCTATCAGAAGGTGTGCAGGAACAGGATGGGGAGGAGCTGATAGAGGCACAGTGGGCCAGCAAAG GAAAAAGTCAGATTTGTCCAGAATGTGGTAGTGATCATGTTGTCCAAGTGGCTGTTCAAGCATCTCCCTATAGCAGTACACCCATCCAGCGTTCATTCAGGGCCGACAGTGACGATGACCATCAAGACATGACTGAGAGCATGCAAAGTGCTAATAAG GATGATTACACAGATGCTAGTAACAGCAGCAGTCCCATCCCAGAAGCTGTTAATGCATCAGAAGAGTCCATGTTTGTCACTGCCCAAGGAAGCTCTTTCTTCATTGGAGATAGTCCAAGTCAGACCAGTCGCCTTTCCTGCAACTCAGTGTGCCAAAGTAGAGAGGACCTAGCAGGCAGCTACCACTACACCGCTACTGGTGCTACACCACCTCAAGTGCAAGCACAGCCTGCAGAAAGGTCCACCCCTAATG atgattTGGATCTTCTGTCTGAGGATTACGAGGTGGTGGACCATCGGCTCAAGCTTTTCCTGGATGTAGAAGTCTTTGAGGAAGACGAAGAACTTCATTCTTTCCTTAAG ATGTCAGCTGTCAAATTTGGAGAACCTGGGGAGGTTCCCTCGCTGCTGGTTGTCTCAAATcaacatatttattttctgGAAATGACATCAGATTTGCA AGGCCAGCTCACCAATTGGCTGCAGAAAAGGGACAGCTACCCAATCATGGAGCTGAGCTACCTGGAGGTGGGGCTGGGCTCTCAGAGCATCCACATGGAGTTTGAAGACGTGGGCGTGGCCTACACGCTACTCGTGAGGGACAGCGTGCGGTGCAAACGCTTCTTTGGCCGTTTAACAG GAATTGTGCGTGAGATGGCTCACAAATCAGAGAGCAAGCTGAAGTCGATCTCCACTACAAGGCTCACCCCTGAGCACCATCTCTG GCCTTTAGTGTGCGAAGACATCCAGGCAGATGTGGAGGACGGACAGCTGCAGTTCTTCTATGTTCTGGCTTTTGTCCTACAAG AGGATATCTGGATGCCGTTGACGGTTCTGGCGACTAGAGAAACCCTCTATCTGCTCAGAGAGGATCACCAGTGGAGGAAAAACAGCCCGTCGGCGAATGAAAACAAAGAGCCGTGCAGCGGGAGCGTCACTGTGTTAGAAACTCTGCCAATCAGCTGTGTGAGCTCAGTTCTCCTGTGGCCCGTGGACCAGTGCAGGATGGATATAAAGCTTTACGATGAG
- the stk11ip gene encoding serine/threonine-protein kinase 11-interacting protein isoform X1, with product MAAPQTGHSPLVHSLATLLRNNGDVVLDGSSTLTLPAATLQQLTRLFEQYLLSRSQQHGFLALPSHPADTASLLQLQFLFDILQKTVSLKLINPPGVRLESVLKIFPFKSLKCLELKRIPPHCLEGLRGVYSQLEVFTCSKSLSSLEELLSLCGGDLSSALPWLELHTLNFSYNSIVCLDQSLSLLNVLKSLDLSHNKIQECAEFLKALTELEHLNLGYNCLQRAPTLGLSARAKLVTLILRNNELETINGVEQLSSLQHLDLAYNILLEHSQLAPLSLLHCLNTLNLEGNPLYFQKTHRTSTVRHLSPKAANTRLKLDGTPLSSSEVSVLPKPGQLMVQVQTLPSGYSMPAERSNQEASSGPGELSDSLSVGEAVVSNLRRRKNRSKVKVRRASISEPSDTDYESRPLSSKQGIVLQHQQEIERMSSFREQLGEDWLRYEHHLDGASPLTLTTTVNQQTFCSQTLSNGLTTTTTITTTTITASIPQQQPSPPSSHKVPEVLPPPILSSEPRNEASDVDADLEMESTLEGGQTPQLTESTLDNSMVDGLVMSQGVVSSPQPSPESHRSARAASGETNHEEEEDLGVDLCHPLLVGVLSHKEEGLGEGQGQRKGRREVFLCIKKGLVLEMDMQCGQERCRLELDSLAKVETTEAAWTRGDVEKQFPAVELYFDYISKDKRRRRYVLLDDDPQQALQALTDILSNVVEENQRRVSELCHSCIRLQCLRCRSEFTLQGEADEEEAGGRTTRRRGAMMLSEGVQEQDGEELIEAQWASKGKSQICPECGSDHVVQVAVQASPYSSTPIQRSFRADSDDDHQDMTESMQSANKDDYTDASNSSSPIPEAVNASEESMFVTAQGSSFFIGDSPSQTSRLSCNSVCQSREDLAGSYHYTATGATPPQVQAQPAERSTPNDDLDLLSEDYEVVDHRLKLFLDVEVFEEDEELHSFLKMSAVKFGEPGEVPSLLVVSNQHIYFLEMTSDLHRGQLTNWLQKRDSYPIMELSYLEVGLGSQSIHMEFEDVGVAYTLLVRDSVRCKRFFGRLTGIVREMAHKSESKLKSISTTRLTPEHHLWPLVCEDIQADVEDGQLQFFYVLAFVLQEDIWMPLTVLATRETLYLLREDHQWRKNSPSANENKEPCSGSVTVLETLPISCVSSVLLWPVDQCRMDIKLYDETVKQERTWCVRSESGELLQGLLAWVRTQWEAMFGVKLHTSLQDKAA from the exons GTGATGTGGTGCTGGATGGCAGCAGCACGCTGACCCTACCGGCCGCCACCTTGCAGCAGCTCACAAGGCTGTTTGAGCAGTACTTGCTATCCCGGAGCCAGCAACACGGGTTCCTCGCGCTGCCCTCCCACCCAGCTGACACGGCTTCCCTGCTACAGCTGCAGTTCCTGTTTGACATCCTGCAGAAGACCGTCTCCCTCAAG CTCATCAACCCACCGGGTGTGAGGCTCGAGTCTGTGTTAAAAATTTTCCCTTTCAAGTCTCTGAAGTGTTTGGAG CTGAAGAGAATCCCCCCTCACTGTCTCGAGGGACTCAGAGGAGTTTACTCCCAGTTGGAGGTTTTTACCTGCTCAAAGAGCCTCAGTTCCTTGGAG GAGCTGCTCTCTCTGTGTGGAGGTGATCTGAGCTCAGCGCTACCATGGCTTGAACTTCACACCCTGAACTTCAGCTACAACTCCATAGTTTGCCTTGACCAGTCGCTG AGTTTACTGAATGTCCTGAAATCTTTGGATCTAAGCCATAACAAGATTCAGGAGTGTGCTGAATTCCTAAAG GCTCTGACTGAGCTGGAACACTTGAACCTGGGCTACAACTGCCTGCAGAGGGCGCCAACACTCGGTCTGAGTGCTAGGGCCAAGCTGGTCACACTCATCCTCAGGAACAACGAACTGGAAACCATCAACG GCGTGGAACAGTTGTCTTCTCTCCAGCATTTAGACCTGGCCTACAACATCCTCCTGGAGCATTCCCAGCTGGCTCCTCTCTCCCTGCTGCACTGCCTCAACACA TTGAATCTGGAGGGAAACCCACTGTACTTCCAGAAGACCCACCGCACCTCCACGGTCAGACACCTCTCGCCAAAAGCTGCCAACACCAGA cTCAAACTTGATGGCACCCCACTGTCCTCATCTGAAGTATCA gttctgccaaAACCAGGGCAGCTGATGGTCCAGGTGCAGACTTTGCCTTCAGGTTACTCCATGCCTGCAGAACGCAGTAACCAGGAAGCATCTAGTGGGCCGGGGGAGCTGAGTGACAGCCTGTCTGTCGGAGAAGCGGTTGTCTCAAACCTTCGCAGAAGGAAAAATAGG agTAAGGTGAAAGTGCGGAGGGCCAGCATATCCGAGCCCAGTGATACTGATTATGAGTCCAGACCCTTGTCCTCCAAACAGG GCATTGTCCTTCAGCACCAGCAGGAGATTGAACGCATGTCCAGCTTCAGGGAACAACTCGGAGAAGACTGGCTAAGATATGAACACCATCTAGATGGAGCTTCACCCTTAACGCTCACCACCACTGTTAACCAGCAAACCTTCTGCTCTCAAACCCTCTCCAACGgcctcaccaccaccaccaccatcaccactaCCACTATCACTGCATCTATCCCACAGCAGCAGCCGTCGCCACCGTCTTCCCATAAAGTCCCGGAAGTCCTCCCACCACCTATTCTTTCCTCCGAACCCAGAAATGAGGCCTCTGACGTGGATGCAGACCTCGAAATGGAGTCCACCTTGGAAGGTGGTCAGACCCCTCAGCTGACAGAGTCCACCTTGGATAACAGCATGGTAGATGGGCTGGTGATGAGCCAGGGAGTAGTGAGTTCACCTCAGCCAAGTCCAGAGAGCCACAGGTCTGCTAGAGCAGCGAGTGGGGAGACCAAtcatgaagaagaagaggatTTAGGAG TGGACCTTTGTCACCCTCTGCTTGTTGGTGTCTTATCTCACAAAGAGGAGGGGCTTGGTGAAGGTCAGGGGCAGAGGAAGGGAAGAAGGGAGGTGTTCTTGTGCATCAAAAAGGGCTTAGTGCTTGAGATGGACATGCAATGTGGCCAGGAGAGATGTCGTCTGGAGCTGGATAGCCTGGCTAAGGTGGAAACAACTGAGGCTGCATGGACCCGAGGG GATGTAGAAAAGCAGTTTCCAGCTGTAGAACTTTACTTTGACTATATCAGCAAGGACAAACGGAGGAGACGCTACGTCCTGTTAGATGATGACCCTCAGCAAGCACTGCAG GCTCTGACTGACATACTGTCTAATGTGGTGGAGGAAAACCAACGCCGGGTTTCTGAGCTCTGTCACAGCTGCATTCGCCTGCAGTGCCTTCGCTGCAGGTCAGAATTCACTCTTCAGGGAGAGGCCGATGAAGAGGAAGCCGGTGGACGAACAACGAGGAGGAGAGGAGCTATGATGCTATCAGAAGGTGTGCAGGAACAGGATGGGGAGGAGCTGATAGAGGCACAGTGGGCCAGCAAAG GAAAAAGTCAGATTTGTCCAGAATGTGGTAGTGATCATGTTGTCCAAGTGGCTGTTCAAGCATCTCCCTATAGCAGTACACCCATCCAGCGTTCATTCAGGGCCGACAGTGACGATGACCATCAAGACATGACTGAGAGCATGCAAAGTGCTAATAAG GATGATTACACAGATGCTAGTAACAGCAGCAGTCCCATCCCAGAAGCTGTTAATGCATCAGAAGAGTCCATGTTTGTCACTGCCCAAGGAAGCTCTTTCTTCATTGGAGATAGTCCAAGTCAGACCAGTCGCCTTTCCTGCAACTCAGTGTGCCAAAGTAGAGAGGACCTAGCAGGCAGCTACCACTACACCGCTACTGGTGCTACACCACCTCAAGTGCAAGCACAGCCTGCAGAAAGGTCCACCCCTAATG atgattTGGATCTTCTGTCTGAGGATTACGAGGTGGTGGACCATCGGCTCAAGCTTTTCCTGGATGTAGAAGTCTTTGAGGAAGACGAAGAACTTCATTCTTTCCTTAAG ATGTCAGCTGTCAAATTTGGAGAACCTGGGGAGGTTCCCTCGCTGCTGGTTGTCTCAAATcaacatatttattttctgGAAATGACATCAGATTTGCA CAGAGGCCAGCTCACCAATTGGCTGCAGAAAAGGGACAGCTACCCAATCATGGAGCTGAGCTACCTGGAGGTGGGGCTGGGCTCTCAGAGCATCCACATGGAGTTTGAAGACGTGGGCGTGGCCTACACGCTACTCGTGAGGGACAGCGTGCGGTGCAAACGCTTCTTTGGCCGTTTAACAG GAATTGTGCGTGAGATGGCTCACAAATCAGAGAGCAAGCTGAAGTCGATCTCCACTACAAGGCTCACCCCTGAGCACCATCTCTG GCCTTTAGTGTGCGAAGACATCCAGGCAGATGTGGAGGACGGACAGCTGCAGTTCTTCTATGTTCTGGCTTTTGTCCTACAAG AGGATATCTGGATGCCGTTGACGGTTCTGGCGACTAGAGAAACCCTCTATCTGCTCAGAGAGGATCACCAGTGGAGGAAAAACAGCCCGTCGGCGAATGAAAACAAAGAGCCGTGCAGCGGGAGCGTCACTGTGTTAGAAACTCTGCCAATCAGCTGTGTGAGCTCAGTTCTCCTGTGGCCCGTGGACCAGTGCAGGATGGATATAAAGCTTTACGATGAG